The following coding sequences lie in one Glycine soja cultivar W05 chromosome 16, ASM419377v2, whole genome shotgun sequence genomic window:
- the LOC114389836 gene encoding uncharacterized protein LOC114389836, which yields MGFAGGSGSKPNTFPSQITCYKCGKPGHISSNCPDKGMTYFNYRQRGHIHRDYPYPKKEQNGGGLNDQTGHLKATIRVFTLNGAEASRSKDLIQGKLKLSVSSLNKDLVVKTPTSGSVLTSNVCLNCPVEISGRTFVIDMVCLPLSQIDVILGMDWLSFNHVLLNCFDKTVVFDGSGVSKNMMFISANQIVTSLKEDAQVYMIVSNRQRFPYVTSLLSESFLKCSMRIYPVYHPRER from the exons ATGGGGTTTGCGGGTGGTAGTGGTAGCAAACCCAATACTTTCCCCTCTCAGATCACTTGTTACAAATGTGGTAAGCCAGGGCACATCTCCTCAAATTGTCCTGATAAAGGCATGACCTATTTTAATTATAGACAAAGGGGGCATATTCATAGAGATTATCCATATCCCAAGAAGGAGCAAAATGGTGGGGGCTTGAATGACCAAACTGGACATCTGAAGGCCACAATAAGAGTCTTTACCCTTAACGGTGCCGAAGCTTCGAGATCCAAAGATCTAATCCAAG GGAAACTTAAGCTTTCTGtgtcttctttaaataaagatcTGGTGGTAAAGACCCCAACTAGTGGTTCTGTGTTAACTTCtaatgtgtgtttgaattgtcCTGTGGAAATTTCTGGTAGAACATTTGTGATTGATATGgtttgtttgcctttgagccaaattgatgttattctaGGTATGGATTGGTTATCTTTCAACCATGTCTTGTTAAACTGTTTTGATAAAACTGTGGTGTTTGATGGTTCTGGAGTGAGTAAGAATATGATGTTTATCTCTGCCAACCAAATTGTgacatctttaaaagaagatgcTCAAGTGTACATGATCGTGTCTAACCGACAAAGGTTTCCATATGTGACCTCTCTGTTGTCAGAGAGTTTCTTGAAGTGTTCCATGAGGATATATCCGGTCTACCACCcaagagagagatag
- the LOC114389837 gene encoding uncharacterized protein LOC114389837, with the protein MACSEGQKVAFGTYTLVEEDEYWWENTRQCLEAEGQDVTWDVFKRVFLEKYFPEDVRNKKEMELLELKQGNMIVAEYGAKFKELVSLRPEVKQAMDYQGVHQFPLLVNMCRIWDEGSRDRASYYRSTGPMKNKKNEP; encoded by the exons ATGGCATGTTCGGAGGGGCAAAAAGTCGCTTTTGGTACATATACTctggtagaagaagatgagtattgGTGGGAGAATACTCGCCAATGCCTAGAGGCTGAAGGTCAAGATGTGACCTGGGATGTCTTTAAGAGGGTATTTTTGGAGAAATACTTTCCTGAGGATGTTAGGAACAAGAAGGAGATGGAGCTCTTGGAGCTCAAGCAGGGAAACATGATTGTAGCTGAATATGGAGCCAAGTTTAAGGAGCTGGTGAG CTTGCGACCTGAAGTGAAGCAAGCTATGGATTACCAGGGTGTTCATCAGTTTCCACTCTTGGTTAACATGTGCCGGATTTGGGATGAAGGCTCTCGAGACAGGGCGAGCTATTATAGGAGTACAGGTCCaatgaagaacaaaaagaatgaACCTTAA